GATCATGATCGTCGGCGAGCTGATGCACTACGTGCGCGATCACGAGCGGCTCGTGCGCGCGCCGCGCTCGCTGCTCGCGCTCGAGCGCGAGTACGCGCAGGCGTGGGACGCGTTCGCGGCGCTGAACCACCGCGAGCCGACCGCGCGCGAGCTCGCCGGCGTGCTCGGCGTGAGCGCGGAGACGATCGCGCACCTGCGCAACTTGCGCGGCGTCGACCACGTTCCGCTCCCCGAGCCCGACTCGGACGAGCGCCCGGAGGCGGTCGAGCTGCTCGCCGACAAAGCGCTCGGTATCGAGCTCGAAGAGCGCATCGCGCTGGCGCTCGCGGTCGAGGAGCTCGGCGAGCGCGAGCGCACGATCGTCATCGGAACCTACGGCGCCGGCCTCACGCAATCGGAGCTGGGCGCGCGCCTGGGCCTCTCGCAAAGCCACGTCTCAAAGCTGCTCACGCGCGCGCTGCACAAGCTCGGCCAGCGCGTCGCATGACGGTTTACGGCGCCTACAGGCGCAGTTGAAGGCGCAAGTAGACCGCGCGCGCCTCCGGATACGACGACGGGACGTAGCCTGCGGTCCCGTACGTCCACGGCACCGCCTGAGTTTGGCCGTCGTTCGTCGGGACGCCGTTGCCGAGCAGGTACGGCGCACCTGTGTAGCGCCGGCCGTACCACGCTGCGTAGAGCGGGTCGCCGCCCGCGTAGCCGGGCGGGCCGATGAGATACGGGTTTCCTTGCAGCTGCGTCGGGCGCGCGGTGGCGAACAGGTTCGTGACGTCGATCGAGGCCGTCACGCGCGGCGAAACAGGCGCTTCGGCATGGAGTGAGACGAGCACGAGCGGCGGCGTGCGCAGCGTGTTCGGATCGTCGCCGTCGGGCGTGCCGAGCGAGCCGACGACCGGATTCGTCGCGGCGTCGTACGGCAGGCTCGGATCGCGCAGGAAGTAGTAGCTGTAGCCTGGGTTGACGTGGTTGTCGTTTTGCACTTGCACGGGCACGGCGTTCGCGCCGTAGATCCACACTTTGCGGCCGTTGCCGTACGGATAGCCGCTCTCGTACGAGACGGCCGGGACGATCGTTATGCTGCCGGCGCGCGCACGGTAGCCGGCGATCGCGCTGAAATCCGGCACGTACCCGACCGGAAAGAGATGGTTCGCGGCGAGCGCGGGCGCGTTGAGGTCGTTCAATCCGAACTGCGAGGCGCTCGACGAGCGCGCCCGCACGTACGTCGCCGAGAAGGTGAACGGACCGCGGTCGAGCGCGAGCTCGGCGCCGGTCGCCAGCAGCGCGCCGACGTTCTGCGCGACGCCGAAGGCGTTGCCGCCGGTGCGGAAGCCGGTCGGCACGACGTCGATCCGGTTGCGCTCGTCCTTGCTGAACGCCGTGACGCGCAGGCGCGCGCGCGGCGTCGCGCGCTCGTACGAGAGCTCGTAGGAATCACCGCGCTCGGCAGCGAGCGGAACGAACGGCGCGCCGGGCTGGGCGCGGTCGATCCGCTCGGCCTCGAGCGGCTTCGGCGCGACCGTCGTGTGATCGTACGCGAGCCGCAACGCGCCGCCACCGAACCGCACCACGCCGGAGAGGTGCGGATCGACCGCGCCGGCGTCGTATCGGCGACCGTCGCTACGGGCGACGCGGGTCGCGTTCGCGCGCAACGCCGCTTGCAGCGTCACGTTCGCCGACGGCGACCACGCGTCCGAAACGTAGGCGAGCGCAGACGTCAGCACCGGGTTCGAGACCAGGCGCTGGTCCAGCGTCGGCACGATCTGATCGAGGAACGAGGTCTGCCGCCGCAGGTCGATGCCGTACGCGACGCGGTGGTGCTCCGCGGCCAGGCTTTGCGCGTCGATCCCGAGCCCGGTGAGGACACCGCTCTGCCGGCCCGCGTACGAGACGACGCCGTTCGGAAACGAGAGGTCGTCGAAGAACGGCGCGCTCGTCTGCGAACCGTAGCGCGATTGGTAGAGCCGCACTCGCGCGTAGGAGCGATCGTACGACCGCAGCAATTGAACCTTCTCGACCGCGTACGTGCCGCGGATCCGCGTCGGCGTCGTCACCGCGGCGGACGGCGAGCGTTCGCCGGGAAAGCGCGCCGCCGGCCCGTCGAACTCGCCGTACGTCTCGCCCGCGAACGGCGTCCCGTACTGGTCGAACGTCGCCTCGCCGGTGAGCGTGAGCAGCTCGAGATCGTCGCGACGGCCCAGCGCGAAGTGCGCGTTCGCGGCTATGGACCACGTCGCGCGCGAGCCGAGCGCCAAGCCGTACGTCGCCGCTTCGGCCGGATAGAACGTCGTCCCGTCGCCGTAGCGGATCGCGCGGCTGCCCAGGGTCGCGTCGACGGCGTAGCGCTGGCGCAGCGAGGGCGATGCCCACAAGCGTTCCAGCTCGACGTCGTGCGCCGCGCCGAGCAGCCCGAACCCCGCCGAGAGCGTCGTTCGTGCCGGGAAAACGCCGGTGCGCGGGACTTCGTCGACGACGCCGGCCAGCGCGTCGTCGCCGTTCGCCCCGAAGCCCGCGCTGGTCACGGTCGTGTAGCCGGTTCCGGTCGCAGGCAATTGCGCACCGATCACGTTGCCGCCCGGCTCGGCGACGATCGCCTGCGGGACCGGAACCGCGTCGAAGCTGAACGCGACGTCCTGCACTTTGCCGCCGCGCACGATCGCGTTCGCGAACTGGTCCTGCTGCACGCCGGGAACGGCGGCGATCGTGCCTTGGACGCTGCCCGCCGTGTATGCTGCAAGCCCCGACGACGACGCGCTCGCCGGCGCGCGCGCGGCCGCACCGCTCACGACGTACGCGTCTTGCGGCGTGCCGGCGGCGAACGGACCGGACGACTGCGCGCGCACGCGCCCGATCTCTTGCAGTTGCCGCGTCAGCACGATGTCGACGCGCGCCGTGCGTCCGGGGTAGACGGTGATCCCGTGCACGGTCACCGAACGAAAGCCCGTCGCGCCGATCGAGAGGTCGTAGGTGTCCGGAACGGCGGCGACGATCGCGTAGCGTCCAGCAGCATCGGAAACGACATCGTACCGCCCGGAAGGCGAGGTCGCCGTTATCGTCGCGCGCACGATCGCCGCGCGGTCTCCGGCGCTCACGACCCCTTCGATCGCACCGGTCGTCTCGGCGGCGGAGAGCGGAGCGCAGAACCAAGGAGCGATTACCGCCGCGAGCACGGGAACTACGGTCGTTCGCACCACCCGCCTACTGCATCCACTCCGTCTTGCCGGCGGCGGGCTCGCGAGCGCGTGGTGGCGCCGGGCGCAGCGGGTAGCCGAGATAGACGTAGGCCACCACCCGTTCGCCTTCTTTGACGCCGAGCGCGTCCAGGATCGCGGGCTCGCGCGCCAGCCGGCCGGTGCGCCAGAACGCGCTCAACCCTTCGGCGGTCGCCGCGAGCAGCAAGTTCTGCGTCGCCGCGACCGTGGCGGCATAGTTCTCCTCGCGGTCGATCTCGTCGCCGGCCGGCAGCGCGATCGTCGCGACGACCAGCGGCGCGCGCTCGAACTTGCCGCGCTCCTTGTCGCGGACTTTCGCTTGCGTGTCGGGCGGGACGTCGTCGAAGCGCAGCGTTGCGGCCGCGATCTCTCCAAGCCGTGCGCGCGCGGCGCCGCCGATGACGACGAAGCGCCACGGTTCGCGCACGTGGTGGTACGGCGCCCAGGTGGCCGCCTCGAGCAGGCGCTCGACGACGGCGCGCTCGGGCGGCTCGGGACTCACTTGCGCAACGCTGCACCGCGCGCGAATCGCTTCGTAAACGTCCACGTTGTTCCTAAAGGAGCTGGCTCAGTTGGAGCGCGTTTCCAGCCGCTGCGCCGAACGCCGTGTTGTCGAAGATGCACCACGCCGGCCGCGCCTCGGCGCGAAGGCGGTTCGCGACGGCGCGCAGCGCGGCCTCGTCGTACGCAGAATAGTAGGTGCGAGGCGACCCGTGCAGACGGTAGTACGCGAACCCGTCCCAGCCGCCCGGAACCGCCGCGGCCGGAACGACCGTCGGATCGGCCGCTACGCGCGCGACCTCGAAACTCCGCAGCAGCGCATCCGAGTCCACCGAAAACCACGACGCGTGGCGCGGCTCGCATGCCAGCCCGCCGTCGTACCGCTCGCGCACCGATGCGAAGAACGCGCTTGCGAGCGCGGAGTCGAACGCAAAGCTGGGCGGCAGCTGCACCAGGAGCACCGCGCGCTTTGGGCCGAGCGCCGAGGTTTCAGCGAGAAATCGTTCGAGCGGTTCGACGCTGTCGGCGAACCGCCGCACGTGGGTGATCTCTTTCGGAACCTTCGCCGCAAAGCGAAAGTCGTCCGGCACGCTCGCCGCCCAGCGCGCGTACGTCGATTGCCGGTGCGATCGGTAGAACGACGAGTTGATCTCCGCACACGAGAACCGCGTCGCGTACCGCTGCAGGTGCGTCCCTGCATCGTCGAACCGTTCGCGGACCGCCGCGGGAACCGTCAACCCCACCGTCCCGACGCGCACGTTCCGGAGATGCATCGCGCCTGCTCGCTTCGTCAGTCCGGCCGGACCGCCTCTGCGCGCGTTCGGACCCTAAGGCGCGGGGATCAATTCTCCCAGCGCCATCGGCCGCACCTCGACGTTATCGCCGAACACGTGAAAGCGTATGTTTCCACGCAGCTCGGGATGATTCATCGCCGCGATGTCGTGCACGGCTTCGGCGAGATCGTTCGCGATTCGAGACTGCCGCGACGCTTCGGCGACGTTTCCGGCGAGCGCGGCCTTCTGTGCCGAGGCATTCGCGTCGACGGCGTTTTGCGCGAGCTGCCGCGCTTCGGCGCCCTTCTCGACCTTGAGCACTTCTGCCAGCGCCGTCGCATCGAAGCCGCGGTGGAAGACGCTGAACCCGTCTCCCATCACGCGCAGCATCGGCTCGCGCCCGAGCGGTCCGTCCGGCGTCACGCGTATCCTGCGCTCCATCACCGGCGCGAAGTCGGCCGACGCCGTTCCGTCCATGACGACGCGTCCCGAGCCGGGCCGCGGGGTCGGCGGCGCTGGGATGTCTTTCGGCCCCGTGTACGGCGTGGGCGGATGCTCGTCGAGCGCGACGCGCGCCAAGTCCAGCGCCACGTTCGCCTCAGCGGCCGCTCCCGCGTCGTCGTTGCGCCCGTGGCGGTCGTACGCCGAGCGGTAGTGCGAACGCGCCGCGTCGATGTAGTGTCCGGTCGCGCCCGCTTGTTCGGCACGCCCGATCGTGCGGTATGCTGCGCCGAGCGCGAATGCCGAATCGGAAATGACCCGGTGGGCGGCGGGCGGTGCGGGTGGCGCGGGCGGAGTCTGGGCCACCGCGCCGGCCGGCGCACTCAAGGCAAGGATCCCTACGGCGAAAACAGGCTTGAAGCGCATCTGAACCTCCAAGGGCACGGTCGTAGCTGACAACTACGTTTTTAGTCGTTTCGGTCGGACCCTCCTCGAAAGCGCCGCCAGGCTAAAAGACGCATTAGAATGAGCGCTGGATCCCGAGCACCGTTTACGCGCGCGGCAGCAGAACGGTGAAGCGTGCTCCGCCGAGCGGTGATTCGTCCGAGTCTACGCGGCCGCCGGCCCGTTCGGCCAATAGCCGCACCAGCGCGAGCCCGATCCCGTTTCCGTGCGAGTCGCTCGGGCCGCGCTCGCCGAGCGCGAAGACGCGCTCACGGTCGCTCGCCATGACTCCCGGTCCGTCGTCGTCCACGTACACGCGAACGAAGCGTTCGTCGCCCAGATCAGCGCTGACGAACACCGCACCGCCGGAACGCCCGTGCTTCACCGCGTTGTCGATGAGGTTCACCAGGACCAGCGTGAGGCGGTCGCCGTCGATCGCAACCTGCAGCGGTGCCACGTCCTCCATCTCGATCCCGACGCCGCGCGCGACCGCGCCGGCGGCGCACGCGTCACGCGCAGCGCAAAGAGCATCCGAGAGCGATGCGCATGCCGGCGCGGGAAACGTCGCATGTAGGTCCAACAGCGAGATCTCGAACATTCCGTCGACCAGGCGGCTCAGCCGCAGCGACTCGTTGTAGGCGATGCGCACGAAGCGCTCGCGCGTGCGCGCGTCGACGCCGTCGTCGAGCAGCGTCTCCAGGTAGCCGCGAATCGAAGCGAGCGGCGTGCGCAGCTCGTGGCCGACCGAGGAGAAAAAGGCGTAGCGCTCGCGCTCTTGCGCGCCGCGCGCCAGCGCGCGCTCGATAAGCGCTTCGAACGCGCCCACGTCGGCGTCGCGGTCGTACGTGGTCCAGCCGGTGTGCACGTCGAGCCGCGTCGCGCTCTCCATCGCGGCGCCGATCCGGGCCAGCGCGGTGCGCACGTCGACCGGCGCCGCAACGGTTCCGCCGTCGCGCGTCGGCGCGAGCAGCGCCGCGACGAACACGTCGCTCCCGCCGTCGTGCGCGACCAAGTCGCCGGTGCGCAGCACGCGGGAGACCGCGGTCGAGAACGCCGCCGTCGCTTTGCGCTCGAGCGCGCGCGCCGCGCGCAGCCCGCGCCGCCAGGCGACCCGCTCCAGCTCCGGCAATCGCACTACGAGCACCGGCCGCGGCCCGCGCAGGACGCCGAGCCGCGCTTCGAATGCGCTCAGCCGCGGCAGCAGCCCCGGCGCATCAGGCGCGTGCAAACTTGTACCCGAAGCCGTGGCAGGTGTGCAGCAGCGGCGCCAGGCCGTGCTCTTCGAGCGTGCGCCGCAGCCTGCGCACGTGCGTGTCGACGGTGCGCGCTTCGCCGTCGTACTCGTAACCCCACACGCGCTCGAGCAGCTCTTGCCGCGAAAGCGCGACGCCCGGGCTCTGCGCGAGCTCGAGCAGCAGCGCGAACTCCCGCGGCTTGAGCCCGAGGTCGACGCCGTCGACGCGCGCCTCGCGCGCCGCTTGGTCGACTTCGAGCCGGTCGAACCGCAGCAGCACCGGCGCCGTGTTCAGCGTCAGGTTCGCGCGGCGCGCGATCGCCTTGACGCGCGCGACGATCTCGCGCGGCGAGAACGGCTTGATCACGTAGTCGTCGGCACCGATCTCCAGCCCGACGACGCGGTCGATCTCTTCGCCCCGCGCGGTGAGCACCAGGATCGGGAGCGCACGGCCTTCGCGGCGCAGCGCGCGCACGATCTCGAACCCGTCGAGCATCGGCAAACCAAGGTCGAGGATCAGCACGTCGGCGCCGCTGCGCGCCAGCCGCAGCGCCTGCGGACCGTCCGGCGCCTGCTCGCACCGGAAACCGTCCCGCTCCAAATGATGGACGAGCAGCTCGCGGATCGACGGATCGTCCTCCGCGACTACGATTCGCGTAACCGCCATACCGAAGGCGGTGCCCCGCCGCCGTTCGCCGAATGCACGCGGTCCGATGTGTGCGCGCTTTTCGCTGGCCGGACCCGAACGGATCGCCGGCCGCTACCCGCAGTTCACGATGCCGAAGCACTGGCCGAAGCGCTACAACGTCGCGCCGACGCAGGACGTGCTCGCCGCGCGCAACGACCAAAGCCGCGAGATCGTAGCGCTGCGCTGGGGCCTGGTCCCGTTCTGGGCGAAAGATCTTTCGATCGGGCAGACGATGATCAACGCGCGCGCCGAGACGCTGGCGGAAAAACCTGCCTTTCGCAGCGCCTTGCAGCAGCGCCGCTGCGTGATCTTCGCCGACGGCTTCTACGAGTGGACGGGTCCCAAGAACAAGCGCCGGCCGTACCGCTTCACGCTGGAGGACGAGGCGCCGTTCACGTTCGCCGGGCTGTGGGAGCGCTGGGGCCCGAAGGACGCCAAGGTCGACACCTGCACGATCGTCACGTGCCCGCCGAACGAGCTGCTGGCCTCGTTCCACGACCGCATGCCGGCGATCCTCGACGACGCCGCGCTCGAGACGTGGCTGTACGGCGACGTCGCCGAGGCGCTCGGCACGATCATTCCGTACGACGCACGGCGGATGCAGTCGGTCCCCGTCACGCCCGAGATGAACCGCACGACGTTCGACGAGCCGAGCGCGATCGAGCCGATCGCAGCGCCGATCTCGCTGTTCTAGCGCACGTCCTTTTGTATCAAGCCGTCGCCGGCGAGCACCGTCTCGCCGCGCTGGTTCACGATCCCGGCACGCACCCGCATCCGCCGCCGCTCGGGCAGAAGCTCCGTCACCTCGGCCCGCGCGGTCAGCGTGTCGCCGACGAACACCGGCCGCTGAAAGCGCAGCGACTGCTCGAGGTATATCCCGCCCGGCAATTGCAGCAGATCGCCGATCACCGT
Above is a genomic segment from Candidatus Eremiobacterota bacterium containing:
- a CDS encoding DUF72 domain-containing protein is translated as MHLRNVRVGTVGLTVPAAVRERFDDAGTHLQRYATRFSCAEINSSFYRSHRQSTYARWAASVPDDFRFAAKVPKEITHVRRFADSVEPLERFLAETSALGPKRAVLLVQLPPSFAFDSALASAFFASVRERYDGGLACEPRHASWFSVDSDALLRSFEVARVAADPTVVPAAAVPGGWDGFAYYRLHGSPRTYYSAYDEAALRAVANRLRAEARPAWCIFDNTAFGAAAGNALQLSQLL
- a CDS encoding response regulator transcription factor, giving the protein MAVTRIVVAEDDPSIRELLVHHLERDGFRCEQAPDGPQALRLARSGADVLILDLGLPMLDGFEIVRALRREGRALPILVLTARGEEIDRVVGLEIGADDYVIKPFSPREIVARVKAIARRANLTLNTAPVLLRFDRLEVDQAAREARVDGVDLGLKPREFALLLELAQSPGVALSRQELLERVWGYEYDGEARTVDTHVRRLRRTLEEHGLAPLLHTCHGFGYKFARA
- a CDS encoding nitroreductase yields the protein MDVYEAIRARCSVAQVSPEPPERAVVERLLEAATWAPYHHVREPWRFVVIGGAARARLGEIAAATLRFDDVPPDTQAKVRDKERGKFERAPLVVATIALPAGDEIDREENYAATVAATQNLLLAATAEGLSAFWRTGRLAREPAILDALGVKEGERVVAYVYLGYPLRPAPPRAREPAAGKTEWMQ
- a CDS encoding HAMP domain-containing histidine kinase; the protein is MHAPDAPGLLPRLSAFEARLGVLRGPRPVLVVRLPELERVAWRRGLRAARALERKATAAFSTAVSRVLRTGDLVAHDGGSDVFVAALLAPTRDGGTVAAPVDVRTALARIGAAMESATRLDVHTGWTTYDRDADVGAFEALIERALARGAQERERYAFFSSVGHELRTPLASIRGYLETLLDDGVDARTRERFVRIAYNESLRLSRLVDGMFEISLLDLHATFPAPACASLSDALCAARDACAAGAVARGVGIEMEDVAPLQVAIDGDRLTLVLVNLIDNAVKHGRSGGAVFVSADLGDERFVRVYVDDDGPGVMASDRERVFALGERGPSDSHGNGIGLALVRLLAERAGGRVDSDESPLGGARFTVLLPRA
- a CDS encoding MaoC family dehydratase; the protein is MSYGEKAFEAFRVGDSATFSKTISEADILLFAAVSGDNYPLHLDAEYAKHTRFGQRAAHGMLTASLLSTVIGDLLQLPGGIYLEQSLRFQRPVFVGDTLTARAEVTELLPERRRMRVRAGIVNQRGETVLAGDGLIQKDVR
- a CDS encoding sigma-70 family RNA polymerase sigma factor, giving the protein MIEREAVVARYCTERTVERRNAVVDAYRHLCSRGARKFKRPHNDRADLEQVAAVGLIKAAANYRPEMQTPFQAYAWIMIVGELMHYVRDHERLVRAPRSLLALEREYAQAWDAFAALNHREPTARELAGVLGVSAETIAHLRNLRGVDHVPLPEPDSDERPEAVELLADKALGIELEERIALALAVEELGERERTIVIGTYGAGLTQSELGARLGLSQSHVSKLLTRALHKLGQRVA
- a CDS encoding SOS response-associated peptidase, which encodes MCARFSLAGPERIAGRYPQFTMPKHWPKRYNVAPTQDVLAARNDQSREIVALRWGLVPFWAKDLSIGQTMINARAETLAEKPAFRSALQQRRCVIFADGFYEWTGPKNKRRPYRFTLEDEAPFTFAGLWERWGPKDAKVDTCTIVTCPPNELLASFHDRMPAILDDAALETWLYGDVAEALGTIIPYDARRMQSVPVTPEMNRTTFDEPSAIEPIAAPISLF
- a CDS encoding TonB-dependent receptor; amino-acid sequence: MLAAVIAPWFCAPLSAAETTGAIEGVVSAGDRAAIVRATITATSPSGRYDVVSDAAGRYAIVAAVPDTYDLSIGATGFRSVTVHGITVYPGRTARVDIVLTRQLQEIGRVRAQSSGPFAAGTPQDAYVVSGAAARAPASASSSGLAAYTAGSVQGTIAAVPGVQQDQFANAIVRGGKVQDVAFSFDAVPVPQAIVAEPGGNVIGAQLPATGTGYTTVTSAGFGANGDDALAGVVDEVPRTGVFPARTTLSAGFGLLGAAHDVELERLWASPSLRQRYAVDATLGSRAIRYGDGTTFYPAEAATYGLALGSRATWSIAANAHFALGRRDDLELLTLTGEATFDQYGTPFAGETYGEFDGPAARFPGERSPSAAVTTPTRIRGTYAVEKVQLLRSYDRSYARVRLYQSRYGSQTSAPFFDDLSFPNGVVSYAGRQSGVLTGLGIDAQSLAAEHHRVAYGIDLRRQTSFLDQIVPTLDQRLVSNPVLTSALAYVSDAWSPSANVTLQAALRANATRVARSDGRRYDAGAVDPHLSGVVRFGGGALRLAYDHTTVAPKPLEAERIDRAQPGAPFVPLAAERGDSYELSYERATPRARLRVTAFSKDERNRIDVVPTGFRTGGNAFGVAQNVGALLATGAELALDRGPFTFSATYVRARSSSASQFGLNDLNAPALAANHLFPVGYVPDFSAIAGYRARAGSITIVPAVSYESGYPYGNGRKVWIYGANAVPVQVQNDNHVNPGYSYYFLRDPSLPYDAATNPVVGSLGTPDGDDPNTLRTPPLVLVSLHAEAPVSPRVTASIDVTNLFATARPTQLQGNPYLIGPPGYAGGDPLYAAWYGRRYTGAPYLLGNGVPTNDGQTQAVPWTYGTAGYVPSSYPEARAVYLRLQLRL